CTCACTGGTGCTCGAGGAGCCTGGAGCTGCTGGCAAGAAGCCTGCCGCCACTTCCCCACTGTCACCGATGGCCAATGGTGGCCGCTACCTGCTGTCCCCCGCGACCAGCCCCGGCGCCATGTCCATGGGCTCCAGCTATGAGAACACCTCTCCAGCCTTCTCTCCGCTCTCCTCACCAGCCAGCAGTGGAAGCTGTGCCAGCCACTCCCCCAGTGGGCAGGAGCCAGCCCCTCCCATGCCCCCCCTGGTGCCTGCCCGGTCCTCTAGCTACCATTTGGCCCTGCAGCCCTCACAGTCCCGACCCAGTGGTGCTCGCCCCTCTGAGAGCCCCCGGCTGGGCAGGAAGGGGGGTCACGAGAGGCCGCCCAGCCCTGGCCTCCGAGGTCTGCGGACAGACAGCCCTGCAGCCACTGTCTTGGCAGTGGCCTGCAGAGCCACCGAGAGCCCCCGGCCGGGGGGGCAGTTGCCCCTGGTGGCGATTGGCCTGAGTGAATACCCGGCTTCCGGTGCCCGTGGCCAACCCACCGGCATTCCTGGCAGCCCCAAGTTCCAGCCACCAGTCCCTGCTCCTCGAAACAAGATTGGCACGCTCCAGGACCGCCCTCCCAGCCCTTTCCGGGAGCTGCCAGGCACTGAGCGGGTGTTGACAACCAGCCCCTCACGCCAGCTGGTGGGCCGAACATTTTCCGATGGGTCCGCTACCCGCACCCTGCAGCCTCCCGAGAGCCCCCGCCTAGGCCGGCGGGGCCTGGACAGTATGAGAGAACTGCCTCCCTTGAGCCCATCTCTGTCCCGAAGGGCTCTCTCCCCCATGCCCGCCCGGACCACCCCAGATCCCAAACTAAccagggaagtggcagagagtcCCCGACCCCGGCGCTGGGCAGCCCATGGGGCTTCCCCAGAGGACTTCTCCGTGACGCTGGGGGCACGGGGCCGTAGGACACGGAGCCCCTCACCCACACTCGGGGAGTCCCTGGCACCCCGCAAGGGCAGCTTCAGTGGCAGGCTGAGCCCGGCTTATAGTCTGGGCTCTTTGACTGGGGCTTCACCCCACCAGAGCCCCCGTGCCCAGAGGAAGCTCTCCAGTGGGGACTTGCGAGTGCCTGTCACTCGGGAGCGGAAAAACAGCATCACAGAGATCAGTGACAATGAGGATGACCTCCTGGAGTACCACCGGCGGCAGCGCCAAGAGCGGCTTCGGGAGCAGGAGATGGAGAGGCTGGTGAGCGGATGCCAGGGAGGCTGCTGGCATCCATGACGGGCTCTGCCAGAGTGTGGGTGGGCCagctggcagggagggaggggcccgTGGACAGGGCCTGGGCTTCCCAAGCTTCTCCACTTCCGGGATACACCGTAGTGACCAGTATCTCAAGGCTCTGGTGCCCTGAACAAGAACTTTCTTTGAAGTCTCTAAGGCCTTATTTCAAATTCATGCTCACTTTGCATTTATTCCATAACACAATGTTTGTTTTCATGTATAAAAGAAGTTTCACATTATGTATCTGAATACAATGAAGCTCTAGGAAAACACACCACATTTATGATGAAGCTTTGTACGTCTCAGTTTGAGAAGCAGGTCTTAATGATTAGAaggctgaagcccagagaggggaatgggtttgtgcaaggtcacacagcaagttctggcagagctggaattggaACCCACGTCTCCTGTCCTTCCAAGGCTTATCCTTTAGAAAAGACTCTGGTCCTTCTTTCTTGCTTCTCGTTGGCCTCTATAAATGGGTGGGAGCTGCTCATCCTGGCCCATGCTGGATCGTCTGGAAATGGGGGTggcaggggagaggaagagaacaGGATGGGCAGCCCCCCTGGCTGATCCAGGTCAGTCTGTGTGATAGTAATTATgtgtgctggtgtgtgtgtgtgtgtgtgtgtgtgtgtgcgcgcgcgcgcacacgtgTGGGTGCCTTTGGGGGCTGGGTGTGGTTCTGGGCAGCTGTCCTGGAGATGGCATCTGAGCTGGGTTGGGGCTGGGATTCCCCAGATAGAGCAGGGAGCTTGAGGGGCGCTGGCTGGTGTGTCCATGCTGGAGCACATGCACAGGAAAATAGATTCTGCCCTCTTTCCCTTGCGAGCAGAAGAACGGGGTTCCTGGGGGCCCAGGGACACTGGGATTGGTTTGAGGAGGAGAATCAGAACTGAGGAGGTTTGCCTGGAGCCCTTTCAGAAGAGGCTGGGACAGCTTTGGGTGAGGTGAGGGTGTGGGACCTTGTGTCTGTGCTGGGTCCGGGAGGGATGAGGCAGGACCCCCAGTCTTCTAAGTTACTATATCTTCTGTTTTTGCCTGGCCTAGACAAGAGTGCTTGCCCCCCGCCGGGGTCTCATCCTGGAGAGGGGGCAGTGAACCCGGCCCAGGCAGAGTGGTGGGGCCAGCCTCCCTCAACTCCATTCAGCcttcccgccccctcccctgccccgccccacgTGCCTCCCCAGCCCTTACCTGCCCCACCTGCCACTTTAAATCATGGAGgctgcctgccctgcccctcccatctCCACAGGGCTGCTTATCTTGGtcctggggcaggggcggggccacTGGCCCAGCCTCCTGGGTGCTGAGACTCTGTTCCTGGTTTTCTTGCTATGGAACTGGGTAAGCAGCAGGAGGGAAGCTGGGTAAGTGTCTGGGAGGTCCTGGCCAAACTGGTGAGAGACACCAGAGGTTGAGGGACCCCAGAGAGAGTCTGGGGGAAGCCCCAAGTCTGGAGTGCTATGAGTGGGAGAGGGGGCACCGACCGGGAGCATGCCTCTACTATCCCTCCTTCACCTTCTTAGGCCCCTGGGAGGTATCTGGGTGGGCTGTGTGGGGAGGGGCGGATGCAGCAGCTGGGCCACGGAGCACTACACCTGGGCCCAGACGTTCAAGTGCTGGCAGCAGCCCGGCCTGCTGGGAAGGAGCCAAGGGCTGCCAGAGGGTGACTGGAGCTGAGATGGGGATGAGGAGGGCTGTGGCCCAGGCCTCTCGGGCAGGGTGTATACACGCTAAGCACATCTTTGTGTAAACCTGTGTCAGGTCCCTGTGGGCCTCTGGGTCTGTGTTCCGGCCCTGCTTGTGTCGGTCGGTGCCCACCTGTCTGTGTGCTGGACTGTGCTTATCCGTGTGTGTGCCAGTGTGCGTTTGTGCATGTCAGGactggtgtgtttgtgtgtagctgcctgttaatgcaggccCGGGGTACATGTTGTGTCCTTGTGTGTCAGTACTGATATGTGGCGGTGTCTCTGTGGGCCCTGGTGTCTTTGGATCTGCGTGTATCCGTGTCAGCATAAACACCTGCGTGTTTATCTGTGTCTCCTTGTGTTCTTTACTCTGCTTACCAGCGTGTGTTTCTGGGTGTGTCCCTGTGTGTTCACGAGGAAGCCCACCCTGGGACAGAATGAGAAGGGAGAGGAAACGGGAAGACAGGAGGGGCTGGCCGCGTGGGCAGGTGGCACGACAGCCTTGTTCCTCCTGCCCGCCTCTGGGGcacccaccctccttccctctgcctccccagACCTTGGGCTCTGGGCTCTCCTGACTTGATTCTGACCCCGAGCCCCTAGTGTCCTAGTCCTCTCTCCTGACGGGACACCGTGCCTGGCTCTAGCCCTCCTGGGACCCAGCCTCCTCCCCTTACGCCCTGCTCTGTCCACCCTCCCCAGGAACGCCAGCGCCTGGAGACCATCCTGAACTTATGCGCCGAGTACAGCCGGGCCGACGGGGGACCTGAGGCCGGGGAGCTGCCCAGCATCGGGGAGGCCGCCGCAGCCTTGGCTCTGGCCGGCCGGAGGCCCTCACGAGGCCTTGCGGGGGGCACTGGGGCCTCTGGGCGGAGCAACGAGGAGCCTGGAGGTGCCACCCAACGCCTGTGGGAGACTGTGGAGCGCTCAGATGAGGAGAATCTCAAGGAGGAGTGCAGTAGCACGGAGAGCACCCAGCAGGAGGTGGGACCCAGCAGGAGGGGGGACCCAGCAGGAGGCGGGGCGCGGGGTGGCCTGCCGCAGCTGAGGAGGCACGCATGTGTGGTGGATGGCAAGGCCCAGCGAGGGGGAAGTATATGAAGTCTGGGACGACATCAGGGTGTAGAAATGAGGAGGCGggactcccctggcagtccactggttaagactccgcgcagGGGGGGTGGGTTCCACGATCCCTGCTCTGGGATCGAACTAAGATCCGCGTATCCAGTagcggggccaaaaaaaaaaaaaaagaggaggcaaGGAAGAGGGGGAGGTGTTGATGAGTTTCCCAAGCTACAAATATGCTTTATGACATGGCTTTCCTTGGAGCCCCACCCAGGCCTGGCACTTGGTGGTGAGTCTATTACTTTTAGCCAAGCTGTATTGCTCCCCGTGCAGGGAGGGGCGTTTCCTCCTATCTCAGTCAAGCTGCCCCTTCCGAGCACCCTGAGAAATGGGGATCCATTTCCTTGGTCTCATCCTGGAAGGCTCTAGGCTCCCCTAGCTGATGGCTGCCCTCCCCTCCAGCATGAAGATGCACCTAGTGCCAAGCTCCAGGGAGAGGTGCTGGCCCTGGAAGAGGAGCGGGCTCAGGTGCTGGGGCGAGTGGGGCAGCTCAAAGTCCGGGTGAAGGAGCTGGAGCAGCAGCTGCAGGAGTCGGCCCGAGAGGTGAGAGCGAGGGCCCTGGCTGGGCTCCTCCCCAGGCACGGTGATGGCCCCAGAGTGGCCCGAGTCCAGCTGCCTTGAGTGGCCTTGACGGGGACCCTGCTGTTGCCTCCAGGCTGAAATGGAGCGAGCACTGctgcagggggagagggaagcagagcGCGTACTGCTGCAGAAGGAGCAGAAGGCGCTGGACCAGCTGCAGGAGAAGCTGGTGACCTTGGAGACGGGCATCCAAAAGGAGAGGGACAAGGTAACCTACACCAGGCCTGGCTCAGTGCTGGGCACCTGTGGCCtgggagaagaggagagatgCCTTCTCTGGGGCCCCTAACCTCTTACCTCATTGTTCATCCTGCAGCCCGGCTGGTCTCTGGGCCCCTCCAGGGGCAGGGGGCCTTATTCTCCATGGAAAGTACCAGCCTGGAGGGCGCTGCCAGGGTCTGGGCTGGTGTCTGGGGCCTCCTCTGCCTGGGTCTCTGTTCTACATCTGGGTGCCTGGGTGCCTGCCATTCTGGGCCCTTCGTGCCCCTTCTAGGAAGTGCCGAAGCCCCTTCTTGGGCGGTGAGCACAGCCCAAGGCACTGGTGCTGGGGAGTGGTTCAGGTCTGGGTGTCTGCATCTGGAGGACATCTGCCTCCAAGCGTGGCTCCGGTGCTCAGGATGTGGTCTTTGGGAGATGGCCCTCAGGTCTCTGCTTCCCCTGAGCCATCAGGATCTGCAGCCTCCCGTCCCAGGtggtcccagctcctgcccctggCCCTTTCAGATTTCGTGCCAGCCTGCTGGGGCCGCTCCATCCCACAGGGGCCGTGTCAGCCACGCCCAAGATGTCCAACAACGTGCCAAAAGCTCCGAAGTGGAGAGGGGCCACCTATTTCTGGACTTGACAGTATTTTTCCAAGAATTAATTTTCCTTCTGGATTTTTTGAGAGTGTCTTCCTCCTGCCCCTCAGTTTTGAAGCTCTTAAAAATTCTTTGACCCTCCCACCCTTTTTTTTGGAGCTTTGGCTCTGGCCCCCAAAACCACACTCCCAAATTCTGTGCCAAATTAACTCCATGCTTACCAACCAGGCCTGCACTAACGCCCCCTCTAATCACTGTCCTGGGCTCTCTGCATGTCCCTAACTGCCAGTGCTACCCAGGCAGGGCTGAGCCGTGCCTCCTTTTGCACTAACTCCACGGGCACCCCTGTGCCCTTGGCCCCTCCCCTCTAATGTTGCCTCCTTCTATTCTTGGTGTGGGACCCCAGGGTTTTGATCAGAAAGGAATGGGCAGGGGGCACAGCTCAACTTTACTCAGTGGGGCATTGGCAGGAGGGGTACAAAATTGGAGGAAATGCTTGGCTGAGGAGCCTCTCAGTCCAAAGAGCTCCTCTTATTTCGAAAAGCCAGGGCGCGACCTCCTCAGACTGTTGGCAGTTTCCTGCACAGAGGAGAGGCGGGCTGTCCTCCAGCCGTCACCTGTCTTCCCTCCTGAGCGGAGGGATGAGGAGGTCCAGTGGTGGTGGCATGGCCTGGGGAGGGCACAGACAGGGGCTCTCTGCCACACAGTGGCTACCCTTCCTAGCTGTCCTCTGGGGCTTCCCAATTTCAGATACTCCAACCAGAGGGTGGGAAGGGGTAGGtgtctccccactcccacccctgatCCATCCAGAACATAGGGTATTGCAAAGGCTGAGTCCAAGCATGGGGAAGTGCTTGGACCTCAGAAACTGGCCTGATCAGGTCCTCCTCTCCTGGATGAGGATGGAGgcgtggggtggaggggggataGAGGCAGGGTTCAGCACAGGGACTCCAGGGTGAAGCTCAGCATTTCAGCAGGAACCTGTCTAACTTCATTTCTCACTGACCTGGCATTGCCTGGAGGCATGGACTTTGCCTTCTCTCTGGGCCCAGTTACTTGAGGCgggggtggtggcagtggggaaGGTTCCCTCAGCTTCCCTCCCCAGCGCCCAGCCCATGGCCCCATTCTGGCTTTGGAATCAGTAATCACAGTTTCTCCTCTGCCTGTCCTTCGGAGGGGTGACTCACCAGCTCCTCCCTGCATCCCCCCTTCCCACCCTCAGAGGTGTCATCTCGCCCCAGACAGAGCCATCCACCTCCTCTCTGTACCCACTCCTGGGGCTCCTGTTACCATGGCAACGGGCCGAACTAATTGCAACCCGCATCCTACTGAAGTTCAGCCTGCAGTGCCAGCACCCTACCCCAACcctgggcaggaggtggggaggccAAGGGGGTTGGGTTGGGGTCCCCTCCACTGCACTGCTGTAGCTTTAACATCCTCGGCTCCCAATGCACACCCAACCCCTGGGTTTAATCCCCACCAACTCTACCCTTTTCCCAGGGTTAAATTTTGGTCTCTGGGAagcggaggagggggaggaacgGCAGCTAGAGGCTCCGTGTTTGTGATGTGGAACCAGCTTTGGCTTTGACTGGTTTGGAGAGAAAACAGAGGGCCTCTTCCTAGGACTTGCCCAAACCTTTCTAGTTCAAGGGACTCCAAGAGACCAACATTTCTGCCTGGGACCCACACCCCTGCCTGTGACACCATGGCCTGCACCTCCAGTCCTGTCTCACACCCCAGCTCCTTGCCTTTCCCACTCTGCACCTCTTCCTccttatttccctttctcctgtttgctctctcctctcctggtTAAACTCCTTTCATTCCCcgccttctttctcttctcccctcaccccaccccacttccgtgcgccccgccccgcgccgccgccgccgccgccccgggCCGGAGTTGAGGAGTGTGTGTTCTGTTTCTCCCCTgtgcccgccccctccccctccggCGACCAGGAGAGGGCGGAGCTGGCCGCGGGACGGAGGCACCTGGAGGCCCGCCAGGCGCTCTACGCCGAGCTCCAGACGCAGCTCGATAACTGCCCCGAGTCAGTGCGGGAACAGTTACAGGAGCAGCTGAGAAGGGTCAGTTTCACCAgcccccgccccttccccgcccccgaGGGCCGCCCGCCCGGAAGAGAGGAGCGGTGGGCCGGGACCGCCTGGGCCCTGCAGTACCTGCCGGACGCCAGGGTCCGTGTTGTGGCTTGGAGAGGACAGGGAaggattgggggggggggggatggaggTTCTCCTTTCTGCTACTGCAGGCAGCGCTGCCCGGCTAAGGGGCAGAGCACAGTGGAGGaaagggggcggggtgggggcaggtcCCTTCCTCCGTTTCCCCGGGTCCAGCCCCCAGAAGTCTCACCTCTGTGACCTGGCCTTCCAGGCGCAGAGTGGTATCGTGAGCACCACCCGATCCCCTTTGTCACTGTCGTTCAAGGAGGCAGAAGCCCTGGAGACTGAGACAAAGCTCTTTGAAGACTTGGAGTTCCAGCAGCTGGAGCGGGAGAGCCGCGTGGAGGAGGAGCGCGAGCTGGCTGGCCAAGGGCTGCTCCGGAGCAAGGCCGAGCTGCTCCGGAGCATCGCCAAGAGGAAGGTGCGCCCCCCCCCCCGGCCCCCGTCCCTGCCGCGAGGCCCTCAGTGCCGGCTTGACTTCACCTtgctgagcctcggtttcctcatctgtaaaacaagaacAATAACAGGCTGTTGTGAGCGTTAAAGGAGATGATGTATGTGAAGACAGCATAGGACATGATCATTGTAAGCACTCAGTGAACAATGGCTATTGTTATTAAGCTCTGACTCCCCCCAGTCCTCCAGTGGAAAGTGGATTGGGCTCACATTCAGAGCTGGGCCCTGGctgggcagggaagggagaaaCGGAGATGGAGGAGGAGGCTGAAGAGGAGGCTTGCTCCTGCCCTTGTAGAGCTCTCTGATGGAAGTGATGGGACACATACAAAGACCGGAGATCTGGATATTAGAGCCTGCCGGGGGTACTAGAAAGGCATCACCTGGGTTCCAGCCTTGGCCCAGCCCTGGCTCAGCTGAGCCGTAAAACAAGGGGATTTGGTATCGCATCCTGGCTGGTTCTGGAGCTCCAGATGCTGTGATGTCTCCTCCTGATCTCAGCCAGACCAGGACAGTGTACTGGGGCAGGGATACCTGCCCCAATAAAGTTGGGAGGAGGCTTGTATTAAGCAAGGGTTAGGAAGATGTGggtgaggagaagggggaggagccaGGCGGCCCACACACCTGTGGCTGAGAGTTGCGTGTTCGTGCACACATATGCATGCATGTGCACTTTGCCAGGCTGGAGTGACTGGGTGGGAGGTGAGGGCAGTGAGATTGGGGAGGGGTGTCAAAAAGTGGGGCTTGATGGGTGGCCTGAGTTTGGTGGTAAAGTGGGGAGCCACTGGACTTCCCCCTGAGTCCAGATCCCTTGCTTCTCTCCCTGAGCTGCTCTGCCTTACAAATGCATCTACCTATCAGTGAAATGGGCATAAAGGCATCTGCCTCGTAAGAGAGTTAAATGAGGTAACACATGCAAAGCATTTAGCAGGGTTCTTGGGTCCTGACAGGTTCTCAGTAAATTGCAGATCTTGTTGTGAGGATTACCACCTGGTCTGCTTCAGTCTGCTTGGGCTGACCCCAGATTTAGTAcagctcccttcttccctcccttctctcctatGTCTTGCTCTTAATGGTGATAGTTTAAGGCCTCCTCTTTCAGGAAGCCCTCCTTGGATAAACCCAGCCCATTTTCCCAagcccctctccttctctctcacttattatcttttcatttccttttagcaCATGATTGTTGAGCCAGGCATTGCGCTAAGCCCTACTGGGGATACGGAGACAAAAAAGACACTGGCCCAGCCCTTGGATCGGACAGCTTgggcggggtggtggtgatggagacATATATTCACAAGTAACAGCAATACAAGGCAAATGGTGATATGGAATAATCTGAGCACAGAGCAAGGAGCAAAGGAATTGAGTGGTGATCAAGGAAGATGTTGGAGAGAAGATAGCATTGGGTCTGGTATTGGAGGATAAATAAGCTCTTGATGGGTGGAGAAGACAGGACAGCATTCCTTGCGAAGAGAACCGTATAAGAAAGGCCTGGGAGTGTACACCTGCACCACTGACGTTACAATAGGGCCGAGCTGAGCGCACGCCACTGAGGGCTCAGGGTAGGAGGGAGGGTGGAAAGTGGAGGCCCAGTTCCAGGAGCCCTTGAGTGCTGGCTGAGGGGTTTGTGCTTTATCCTGTGAGTAATGAGGAGTTGCTGAAAGATTTTGAGACGAGGACTGATTACCCTTACtcgtggattaaaaaaaaaattattcaagtaATATACATTCTAAAAAGATTAGAAAATTCAGACAAGCAAGCAAACGAAAACAAACCTCAAAGGCCATTTTAGGAAGCTATCTGTGGCAGTGTAGGGGTGGATCAGAAAGTTGAGAGAGTGGAAGCAGGAGGCTCGTGAAGAAGTCCAGGCCAAGAAACAGAGGGCCTGGGTTGGGGTGGTGGCAGTGGGATGGAAGCACGGGGGCAGGTGGAGAATGTTTCAGCATCTCTGGGATTCCGGACACGTTGACTGGGGCGGGCGGGGAGAGAGATTTGGGAACTTGAGTTCTGCCTGGTGTGCCTGGTGGCATGGGGTCACTGGTcgagggaggggtgagggagcCGACCACAGCAGCCTGCGTTTTCCTTGGGTGAGACGAGGCCGAACAGAAGGGCTAGTTGATTCCCTTCACCCAAGCCCAGGGTCTCTGGGCAGCAGAGACGGCCAAGCCTCACCTTGGGCTCAGCCCTGTCTCCCCAGGGTCTGACCCACTACCCCCATCTCCTCCAGGAGCGCCTGGTGGTCCTGGACAGTCAGGCTGGGCAGATCCGGTCCCAGGCTTTGCAAGAGTCGGAACGCCTAGCCCGAGATAAGAATGCCTCCCTGCAGCTGCTGCAGAAGGTAGCCCCAGTGAGGTTGGGTGGGGGATGAGGGCtggtgaggggctgggggagtgggaggtgagTGCGGAAGGGCTGGGGTGGAGACTGGCCAGCCAGGTGGGGTCCCCCTTTACTTGGGGCCCCTTGCCCCACTCCCACTCCTTTCTGATTCTGCCGCTTTGGGCTTGCAGGAGAAGGAAAAACTGGCTATGTTGGAAAGAAGATACCACTCGCTCACAGGGGGCAGGGCTTTCCCGAAGACCACGTCGACCCTCAAAGAGGTAACGTGGTTGGTTTGGGCCCCAGCCTCAGGCCCAAGGGGTCTCCTGGGAGGCTCTGGAGCAACACATGGGGCCTTCACCCCAACAGCTGAGGTTGAATATGGGGGCATTTTCCCTAACTGGAGAAATTTGAGTAGGAATGGCTCTGAGGTCTGGGATTGGATCCTCTATGGCCTCTACCGGCTGCTTCTTTTCAGCTGCCTTTCTGGGCCCCAGGAGCCCACTGATCTTACCATTTCGGGTGACTGAATACATCTGGGGGATTCAGGAGGCATGGGTGGGGAGGATGGCAGCTCAGAGGTTTGGTAAGGGCCGGGGCTGGGTGGACTCAGCTCAAGGGGCAGCATAGGGATCTAGGGGTCCTGATCTTGGAGCTCCCTGGGCTTCTGTCTGGAACTAGGCTACAGGCTCAGAAGTGGGCATTGGGGCTCATTTTTTCCTGAGTCTTTGCATGCCTGGTGTGTGAGGCCCAACCAGGACATGCCGAGTTTCCTGCCTCATTGTGCAAACAGTttgggcctggggtggggtggctgGGCTGGCTGAGTGTGAGGGGTGAGGCCCCTCACACGTACCCTCTCTGTAGGCTGAACTGCTCGTCTCTGAGTCctcagaggtggggctggggatggCGGCTCTGGGTCCCTTACCAGGGTCTTCTCAGGCTGGGGCCTCCTCTGGTCCCTTAACCGCACCTGCTTCCACTCAGCTCTGCCCCAAAGCACAAGAGGTAATCACAGCTAACTGCCTGCTCTGCTGTACTCACTGCCTGTCTGCCTGCTTGCTGAGCTTCTGCGCTCAGCTCCTCCCAATGGCCCAGCTGAAGGGCGCGTGGCAGTAATCCTTTGTCTGGCCAGACTTTGTTGTTCCGTAGGTGCCTGGGCAGTCCATGCAAAATCAGAGCATCAATTTGCATATATTCTGCATGCCCTCCATCAGTTCTCACAACACACTGGACCCGCTagctcattttccttttctgtgacccCTGGAGGACAGTCCCCCTCTGGAGCTAGGTCAGGATGGGCTCCCCTGGATAAGGCAGGCTTTGGATCCTGTACTTTGATTCTGCATGCATTTTGGATGCCTACCATGTCCCCAACACCTAGATAAGCTCAGAATTCTAAGGATATGCTCAGAGAATACAACAGT
This region of Mesoplodon densirostris isolate mMesDen1 chromosome 7, mMesDen1 primary haplotype, whole genome shotgun sequence genomic DNA includes:
- the PHLDB1 gene encoding pleckstrin homology-like domain family B member 1 isoform X5 translates to MRRPGRGLGWPPGPQELWSPRTMDTINRNQVGPGCKTPAMVQKGPLDLIETGKGLKVQTDKPHLVSLGSGRLSTAITLLPLEEGRTVIGSAARDISLQGPGLAPEHCYIENLRGTLTLYPCGNACAIDGLLVRQPTRLTQGCMLCLGQSTFLRFNHPAEAKWMKSMIPAGGRAPGPPYSPGPAESESLVNGNHTPQPATQGPAACGSHSSLVSSIEKDLQEIMDSLVLEEPGAAGKKPAATSPLSPMANGGRYLLSPATSPGAMSMGSSYENTSPAFSPLSSPASSGSCASHSPSGQEPAPPMPPLVPARSSSYHLALQPSQSRPSGARPSESPRLGRKGGHERPPSPGLRGLRTDSPAATVLAVACRATESPRPGGQLPLVAIGLSEYPASGARGQPTGIPGSPKFQPPVPAPRNKIGTLQDRPPSPFRELPGTERVLTTSPSRQLVGRTFSDGSATRTLQPPESPRLGRRGLDSMRELPPLSPSLSRRALSPMPARTTPDPKLTREVAESPRPRRWAAHGASPEDFSVTLGARGRRTRSPSPTLGESLAPRKGSFSGRLSPAYSLGSLTGASPHQSPRAQRKLSSGDLRVPVTRERKNSITEISDNEDDLLEYHRRQRQERLREQEMERLERQRLETILNLCAEYSRADGGPEAGELPSIGEAAAALALAGRRPSRGLAGGTGASGRSNEEPGGATQRLWETVERSDEENLKEECSSTESTQQEHEDAPSAKLQGEVLALEEERAQVLGRVGQLKVRVKELEQQLQESAREAEMERALLQGEREAERVLLQKEQKALDQLQEKLVTLETGIQKERDKEAEALETETKLFEDLEFQQLERESRVEEERELAGQGLLRSKAELLRSIAKRKERLVVLDSQAGQIRSQALQESERLARDKNASLQLLQKEKEKLAMLERRYHSLTGGRAFPKTTSTLKEVYRSKMDGEATSPLPRTRSGPLPSSSGSSSSSSQLSVATLGRSPSPKSTLLTQNGTSSLPRNLAATLQDIETKRQLALQQKVESLPAEPLPTDDPAGQQVIEEQRRRLAELKQKAAAEAQCQWDALHGTAPFPAGPSGFPPLLHHSILHHLPVARERGEEGEHAYDTLSLESSDSMETSISTGGNSACSPDTMSSASGLDVGKTEEMEKMLKEAHEEKSRLMESREREMELRRRALEEERRRREQVERRLQGEGARRHQLVEKEVKMREKQFSQARPLTRYLPIRKEDFDLKTHIESSGHGVDTCLHVVLSSKVCRGYLVKMGGKIKSWKKRWFVFDRLKRTLSYYVDKHETKLKGVIYFQAIEEVYYDHLRSAAKSPNPALTFCVKTHDRLYYMVAPSAEAMRIWMDVIVTGAEGYTQFMN
- the PHLDB1 gene encoding pleckstrin homology-like domain family B member 1 isoform X3; translation: MRRPGRGLGWPPGPQELWSPRTMDTINRNQVGPGCKTPAMVQKGPLDLIETGKGLKVQTDKPHLVSLGSGRLSTAITLLPLEEGRTVIGSAARDISLQGPGLAPEHCYIENLRGTLTLYPCGNACAIDGLLVRQPTRLTQGCMLCLGQSTFLRFNHPAEAKWMKSMIPAGGRAPGPPYSPGPAESESLVNGNHTPQPATQGPAACGSHSSLVSSIEKDLQEIMDSLVLEEPGAAGKKPAATSPLSPMANGGRYLLSPATSPGAMSMGSSYENTSPAFSPLSSPASSGSCASHSPSGQEPAPPMPPLVPARSSSYHLALQPSQSRPSGARPSESPRLGRKGGHERPPSPGLRGLRTDSPAATVLAVACRATESPRPGGQLPLVAIGLSEYPASGARGQPTGIPGSPKFQPPVPAPRNKIGTLQDRPPSPFRELPGTERVLTTSPSRQLVGRTFSDGSATRTLQPPESPRLGRRGLDSMRELPPLSPSLSRRALSPMPARTTPDPKLTREVAESPRPRRWAAHGASPEDFSVTLGARGRRTRSPSPTLGESLAPRKGSFSGRLSPAYSLGSLTGASPHQSPRAQRKLSSGDLRVPVTRERKNSITEISDNEDDLLEYHRRQRQERLREQEMERLERQRLETILNLCAEYSRADGGPEAGELPSIGEAAAALALAGRRPSRGLAGGTGASGRSNEEPGGATQRLWETVERSDEENLKEECSSTESTQQEHEDAPSAKLQGEVLALEEERAQVLGRVGQLKVRVKELEQQLQESAREAEMERALLQGEREAERVLLQKEQKALDQLQEKLVTLETGIQKERDKERAELAAGRRHLEARQALYAELQTQLDNCPESVREQLQEQLRREAEALETETKLFEDLEFQQLERESRVEEERELAGQGLLRSKAELLRSIAKRKERLVVLDSQAGQIRSQALQESERLARDKNASLQLLQKEKEKLAMLERRYHSLTGGRAFPKTTSTLKEVYRSKMDGEATSPLPRTRSGPLPSSSGSSSSSSQLSVATLGRSPSPKSTLLTQNGTSSLPRNLAATLQDIETKRQLALQQKGQQVIEEQRRRLAELKQKAAAEAQCQWDALHGTAPFPAGPSGFPPLLHHSILHHLPVARERGEEGEHAYDTLSLESSDSMETSISTGGNSACSPDTMSSASGLDVGKTEEMEKMLKEAHEEKSRLMESREREMELRRRALEEERRRREQVERRLQGEGARRHQLVEKEVKMREKQFSQARPLTRYLPIRKEDFDLKTHIESSGHGVDTCLHVVLSSKVCRGYLVKMGGKIKSWKKRWFVFDRLKRTLSYYVDKHETKLKGVIYFQAIEEVYYDHLRSAAKSPNPALTFCVKTHDRLYYMVAPSAEAMRIWMDVIVTGAEGYTQFMN